From Polaribacter haliotis:
AACTATAACAGGTACAGGTTCTAGAACAACTACATGTGGTACATGTACACCTGTAGGTTGGTTTAATACTGGTGGATCTCCAGATGTTTCGAATAGAAATAATGCTGGTGGACAAGGAACTCAGGGTGGTAATGCATCTTGGATTAATGCACCTTTACCATTACCTCCTACAGGAGATGTTACTTGGATAACTATGAGAGATGTTGGTAACTTAAATACGTTACCAGAAGAATCTGTAACTACTAATATGGGTGGTCTTGTTAATGGAAAGTTATATAAACTTTCTGTTTATCATATGACTTCTATTAGTAATACAAATGGTGTTGGTGGAGACCCATATTCTCGTAAATATATAGATGCTTTCGATTACCAAATTGATGGAAATGCAAGACAAAAAATCCCTGTAATATCTTCAGCACATGAAAATTGGGTTGAAAAAGCTTATATTTTTAAAGCAGAACCTAATGCAAGTGGAGAGATGACATTAACTTTTTATCCATTAGATAATGTAGTTAATCCTTTTGATGGTGATGGAAACGCAACTTTCGATAATGTAGAATCGATACACATCGCAGTAGAATTAAACGCTGTAGAGGAATTAGATTCAGATGGCGATGGAGTTCCAGATACAATAGATATAGATGATGATAATGATGGTATTTTAGATACAGTAGAAAGTACAGTAAATGGTACAGTTTACAATCCTTTAGGAGATGAGGATGGAGATTTACTTCCAAATTATTTAGATACAAGAGATGATGGTACTGGAGATGGAAGTACTACTAATTATAACGATATTAATGGAGATGGAGTTGCAGATATTTTCGATTTCGATAATGATGGAGTTCCAAATCATTTAGATTTAGACGCAGATGGAGATGGAATACCAGATATTATAGAAGGTCAACCAACAGGTACATATAAAGCTTTTACAGGAAATGTTGGGGCTAATGGTTTAGATAGTGCTTTCGAAAATAACGATTCACCTACTGCAACTAGTTACCCACTTATAAATACAGAAAATGTTGGAAATCCAGATTATTTAGATTTAGATTCAGATGGTGATGGACAATCAGACGAAGAGGAAGCTAACATTACTCTTACTGGAGATGTTGGTGTAAATGGTTTAGATAACTCTTATGATATTGCAGACGATTATACAGACCCAAATGGTATTTTCGATAATTCGCAATCAGACAACTTCCCAGACTCTACAAATGGTGGAGATGTAGATTGGAGAGATGCTTCAACTTCAAAAGATACAGATGGAGATGGTGTTGCAGATGCCATAGATATAGATGATGATAATGACGGTATTCCAGACACAGTAGAATGCCCTAGTGTAGCTGGTAGTAATGCAACAGGTGTGCAAAGTAGTACTAGTGTTACTAATCCTACTAATGCTATTGGCTCAAACGATGCTAGAGCAACCTTAAACGACATTGCAGATGTATTAGTAATAGATTTAGGAAAAGTTGTAGCTAAAAATGCAATTATAGAAATAGAGTCTCGTGTTACTAGTAACATTAATCACTTTATGAGTGTAGATCAATCTCTTACTGCAGCTACATCTAGCTATACAAATGCAAAATCTTATTCATGGACAACTGTTAATACAGATGAAAATAAACAATATAAATTAACATCAGCAGCAAGGTATATAAGAATTAAATTAGCTGTAGATGGTGGTGGTTCTTTACAAATAGATAATGTTCTATATAAAAGTTTTCAACCAATTTGTGACTCAGATGGAGATGGAATTCCTAATATTAGAGATTTAGATTCAGATAACGATGGTATTCCAGACAATATAGAGGCACAAAGTTCATTCAATTATAAAGCACCAGATAGCAATGGAACAACAGATTCTGATGGAGATGGTTTAAATGATGCTTACGATACAGATTGTGTAGGAGGTCTATTTAGTTGTGGAGGAGTAACTGGTGTAAGTTTAGCTGTTCCTAATAATCATGATGGTACAGACACCCCAGATTATTTAGACACAGATTCAGACAATGATGGTACTACAGACAGAATTGAAGCTGGCTTATCTTTAAGTGGTGTTGTTGGTGTAAATGGTTTAGATAACAATTATGATAATGGAGATAATTATACAGATGTTAATGGTAGTTTTGATAATTCACCTTATGGAGAGATTCCAAACACCAATGGAACAGACTCTCCAGACGATGTAGATTTTAGAGATACAATTACTGTCTTTTTAGATACAGATAATGATGGTGTGCCAGATTCTGTAGATATAGATGACGATAATGATGGTATTTTAGATACTGAAGAGGATGGTAATTGTACTGGATCTACTACTGTATCTACATATAATTTTACAAGCCGAGCAAGTGCTAATAATAATTGGAATTTTAGCGATCCTCGTGGAACAGGTTTGCAGGTTAATAATACAGGAGGACGTTGGTCTTGGCATAACGGATCCACATCATCAAGTAATGTTGGTCCAGATGGAGGACAATCAGGAGGTACAGATGGTTATGCGTATACAGAAATGTCTAATCCTGGTGCCAATGAAGATAAATTTGAAGTAGAATTAAAATCAACTTTCGATGCAAGTAATCATAGTATTATCTTTAGTTACTACTTTGGGTATAGAGGAGATGGAAATAACGGAACTATACAGTTACAGTCTAGTGATAACGGAATTTTATGGGTAAATAGAGGTAACGCAGAACAATTAGACCAACAAGGTATAGCACAGAACGGAACTTTTACTTGGATTAAAAAAACAGTAGATTTAAGCGGCTTAATAAGCGGGAGTGCTACAAGGTTTAAACTTGTAATAACACAAGGTAATAATGGTACATCTTGGCATAAAGATGTTGGTTTAGATTCTGTTACTGTTTCTTTATGTAATATAGATGCAGATGGAGATGGCATCTCAAATTCTCGAGATTTAGATTCAGACAACGATGGTATTCCAGATATTATAGAAGCACAAAGTACAAAAGATTATACGAAACCTTTAGGTTTAGATTCAGATAACGATGGTTTAGATGATGCCTATGATACTACACCAAATGGAGATTCTGCAGGTACAGGTTCTTTAGGTTTAACACCTGTTAATACAGACAGTACAGATAATCCAGATTATAAAGATTTAGATGCAGATAACGATGGTATCTTTGATGTTAATGAATCTGGTAGTGAGTTACCAAATGACGGAAGTGGAAAAGTTTCAGGAGCTGTTGGTATAAACGGTTTAGTTAACGCATTAGATAATGGCGATAATTATGCAGATGTAAATGGTAGCTTCGATGATACGCAAACAGACAATTTCACAGATGTAGATGATGATGCTAATTTTGGTGGAGATGTAGATTACAGAGATACAACTTTCGATTTAGATACTGATAAAGATGGGGTTCCAGATGATACAGATTTAGATGACGATAACGATGGTATTTTAGATTCAGAGGAAACTGGAGTTTGTGGAACTGATAATACAGTTGCAAGTGTAACAGGTTTTGAAGGAATACTATTTGATATGCCAGATCAAGATACTTGGTCGTTTATTAATGCTTCTAATCAATTTCCTGATTTTAATCAAACACAAATAGCAACGTTTGATTACGTAGAATATAAAAATACAGACAATGCCTTTAACGTAAGGTTTGCTAATTCACCAGTAAATCTTTCAGGATACTCTAAAGCAACCAACTATAATGGTTCCAATGTACCAAATGGTTCTGAAGATGCTGCCATTTTATTTACTAAAACAATTACAACTGTAGAAGCAGGAGTATATCAAATAGATTTAGGGTATGGAGATGACCATATTGTAGTATATCATAACGGTAATAAGGTGTATTCAATTCAAAATGCATACAATTCAACTACTAATAATAATGCAGTAAGTATTAGCAGTGTAATACCATCAATAACACTTAATACAGGTGACGTTTTACAATATCTTTTAATAGAAGAACATACTGGTAACACTAATATCGATATTTATGGAACAAAACTTACTGAAATTGGTGGTGGAGAAAAAAGATGTGTAATTGATACAGATGGTGATGGAATTCCAAATCATTTAGATTTAGATTCAGATAACGATGGAATTCCTGACGTTATAGAGGCTGGTGGTACAGACACTAACAGAGATGGTATGGCAGATGATGATGATGATAATGCAGACAATACTGCAACTAATGGTATTCCAACTTCTGCAGGATCAGGTCAAACACCAAGAAACACAGATACAGACGGTATTCCAGACTATCTAGACATAGATGCAGATAATGATGGAATTCCAGATAATATAGAAGGTCAACCTTCTAACAACTATAAAGAACCAAGTGGTATTGCAACAGGAATTACAGATGTTAATAATAACGGTGTAGATGACACTTACGAAATTGGTGCTATTATTGGTCTAGAAGCAACAAACACAGATAATACAGATACTCCAGATTATATAGATTTAGATGCAGACAATGATGGTATTCCAGACATACAAGAAAACGGAGACACAGATAACGTTGCTTCCGGAAACGATGCAGATAATGATGGTTTAGATGATGCATTTGATGATAATAATGACTCAAGTATTTTGGGTTCTACTGTAAATGATGGTTTAGGAGCTAATGATAAAGTTACAAATGAAGCAACATTAGAAACGGCTTATGGAGATTCAGACAATGATTTTCCACTTCCTGAAACTGGTGATTTAGACTATAGAGATGCTACAGACACAGATAATGATGGTATTCCTGACAACGTAGATTTAGATGACGATAATGACGGAATTCCAGATAATTTAGAATGTACTACCCCAATTGTATCAACTTTTAATGGAGGTACTGCAACACAAAGTTCTTCATTAAATAATGGTAATTGCCCAAGTAATAGTTGTTCCGCAAATTTAGCGAGAGATGGTAACACAAGTGGAGATTTTGGAAATGGTTCTGTAACACATACAAACACCCAAAAAGATCCTTGGTGGCTATTAGACATGGGATTTGTTACAACTATAGATAATGTAGTTTTATACAATAGAACAAATTGTTGTGGAGATCGATTAGATGGTTTTATTTTAGAAGTATTAGATAATAATGATAACGTAGTTTATACTCATAATAATGTCGTTGCATCTGCTACAAACACTATTAGTGGAATTAATACTTTAGGAAAGAAAATAAGAATTAGATTAGAAGGAGATGGCAGAATTTTAAGTTTAGCTGAGGTAGTTGTACAAGTTTCTGATTGTAATGGTACAGATACAGATGGAGATGGTATTCCAAATCATTTAGATTTAGATTCAGACAATGATGGTATTCCAGACTTGGTAGAAGCTGGTGGAGAAGATACAGACGGAAATGGTAAAATAGATGATATTAATGCTGACGGAACCTTAGTAAATGATTTTGACAATGACGGTTTAGACGATCGTTATGATGTAGATGTTACAGGAGGAACAGATGGTAATGCGATAACAAATCCAGATTCAGATGGAGATGGAATTCCAGATAGTTTAGATTTAGATTCAGACAATGATGGTATTCCAGATGTTGTAGAAGCTGGTGGAACAGATTCAAATGGAGATGGTAAAGCTGATGGTTTTGTAGATACAGATAAAGATGGTTTCAATGATCTTGTAGATGGAGATGTTGGTCAAGATGGTACATCAGAAAACACTGCAAATGCTTTAATAGTTACTGGAGATGATGCTGATGATGATGGTAAACCAGATTCTTATCCAAATGGAGATACAGACAAAGATGGTTTTCCTGATTTTATAGATTTAGATGCAGATAATGATGGTATTCCAGACTTAGTGGAAGCAGGAGGTATAGATACTAATGGAGATGGACTTGTAGATGATACAACAGATATAGATCAAGATGGACTTGCAGATATTTATGATGAAAATGCAACTGATGGACCTGGACCTGATGGAACAAACGGTATTGCCCTTGTAGAAACTGACGCTTCTGGTAATATGCTAGATGGTGATGGTAATTCAATAGATACAGATGGAGATGGATTGCCAAATCACTTAGATTTAGATGCAGATAATGATGGTATTCCAGATTTAGTAGAAGCTGGTGGTGTAGATACAAATGGAGATGGATTAGTAGACGACACAACAGATGCAGACAACGATGGATTTGCAGATGTTTATGATACAGACGATGATGGAACTCCTGGAGTAGAAGATGCAACAGATGCATTATTACAAACAGCAGGAACCGATACAGATGGAGATGGAAAAGCAGATGATGTAGCAATTGTATTTGAGAATGGAGAAGGTGTCAATGCAGATACAGATGGAGATGGATTCCCAAATCATTTAGATTTAGATGCAGATAATGATGGTATTCCAGATTTAGTAGAAGCTGGTGGTGTAGATACAAATGGAGATGGATTAGTAGACGACACAACAGATGCAGACAACGATGGATTTGCAGATGTTTATGATACAGACGATGATGGAACTCCTGGAGTAGAAGATGCAACAGATGCATTATTACAAACAGCAGGAACCGATACAGATGGAGATGGAAAAGCAGATGATGTAGCAATTGTATTTGAGAATGGAGAAGGTGTCAATGCAGATACAGATGGAGATGGATTCCCAAATCATTTAGATTTAGATGCAGATAATGATGGTATTCCAGATTTAGTAGAAGCTGGTGGTGTAGATACAAATGGAGATGGTTTAGTTGATAACACAACAGATGCAGACAACGATGGATTTGCAGATGTTTATGATACAGACGATGATGGAACTCTTGGTGTAGAAGATGCAACAGATGCGCTATTACAAACAGCAGGAACCGATACAGATGGAGATGGAAAAGCAGATGATGCTGCAATTACTTTTGTAAATGGTGAAGGAGCTAATGCAGATACAGATGGAGATGGATTCCCAAATCATTTAGATTTAGATGCAGATAATGATGGTATTCCAGATTTAGTAGAAGCTGGTGGTGTAGATACAAATGGAGATGGTTTAGTTGATAACACAACAGATGCAGACAAAGATGGACTTGCAGATGTTTATGATACAGACGATGATGGAACTCCTGGTGTAGAAGATGCAACAGATGCGCTATTACAAACAGGTGGAACAGATACAGATGGAGATGGAAAAGCAGATGATGCTGCAATTACTTTTGTAAATGGTGAAGGAGCTAATGCAGATACAGATGGAGATGGATTCCCAAATCATTTAGATTTAGATGCAGATAACGATGGTATTCCAGATTTAGTAGAAGCTGGTGGTGTAGATACAAATGGAGATGGTTTAGTTGATAACACAACAGATGCAGACAACGATGGATTTGCAGATGTTTATGATACAGACGATGATGGAACTCTTGGTGTAGAAGATGCAACAGATGCGCTATTACAAACAGCAGGAACCGATACAGATGGAGATGGAAAAGCAGATGATGTAGCAATTGTATTTGAGAATGGAGAAGGTGTCAATGCAGATACAGATGGAGATGGATTCCCAAATCATTTAGATTTAGATGCAGATAATGATGGTATTCCAGATTTAGTAGAAGCTGGTGGTGTAGATACAAATGGAGATGGTTTAGTTGATAACACAACAGATGCAGACAACGATGGATTTGCAGATGTTTATGATACAGACGATGATGGAACTCTTGGTGTAGAAGATGCAACAGATGCGCTATTACAAACAGCAGGAACCGATACAGATGGAGATGGAAAAGCAGATGATGTAGCAATTGTATTTGAGAATGGAGAAGGTGTCAATGCAGATACAGATGGAGATGGATTCCCAAATCATTTAGATTTAGATGCAGATAATGATGGTATTCCAGATTTAGTAGAAGCTGGTGGTGTAGATACAAATGGAGATGGTTTAGTTGATAACACAACAGATGCAGACAAAGATGGACTTGCAGATGTTTATGATACAGACGATGATGGAACTCCTGGTGTAGAAGATGCAACAGATGCGCTATTACAAACAGGTGGAACAGATACAGATGGAGATGGAAAAGCAGATGATGCTGCAATTACTTTTGTAAATGGTGAAGGAGCTAATGCAGATACAGATGGAGATGGATTCCCAAATCATTTAGATTTAGATGCAGATAACGATGGTATTCCAGATTTAGTAGAAGCTGGTGGTGTAGATACAAATGGAGATGGTTTAGTTGATAACACAACAGATGCAGATAAAGATGGATTTGCAGATGTTTATGATACAGATGATGATGGAACTCCTGGTGTAGAAGATGCAAACGATGCATTATTGCAAACAGGTGGAACAGATACAGATGGAGATGGAAAAGCAGATGATGTAGCAATTACTTTTGTAAATGGTGAAGGTGCTAATGCAGATATAGATGGCGATGGATTCCCAAATCATTTAGATTTAGATGCAGATAACGATGGTATTCCAGATTTAGTAGAAGCTGGTGGTGTAGATACAAATGGAGATGGTTTAGTTGATAACACAACAGATGCAGACAAAGATGGTTTTGCAGATATTTATGATACAGATGATGATGGAACTCCTGGTGTAGAAGATGCAACAGATGCGCTATTACAAACAGGTGGAACAGATACAGATGGAGATGGAAAAGCAGATGATGTAGCAATTACTTTTGTAAATGGTGAAGGTGCTAATGCAGATATAGATGGAGATGGATTCCCAAATCATTTAGATTTAGATGCAGACAATGATGGTATTCCAGATTTAGTAGAAGCTGGTGGTGTAGATACAAATGGAGATGGTTTAGTTGATAACACAACAGATGCAGACAAAGATGGATTTGCAGATATTTATGATACAGATGATGATGGAACTCTTGGTGTAGAAGATGCAAACGATGCACTATTACAAACAGGTGGAACAGATACAGATGGAGATGGAAAAGCAGATGATTTAGCAATTGTATTTGAGAATGGAGAAGGTGTAAATGCAGATACAGATGGAGATGGATTCCCAAATCATTTAGATTTAGATGCAGACAACGATGGTATTCCAGATTTAGTAGAAGCTGGTGGTGTAGATACAAATGGAGATGGTTTAGTTGATAACACAACAGACGCAGACAACGATGGATTTGCAGATGTTTATGATACAGATGATGATGGAACTCCTGGAGTAGAAGATGCAAACGATGCATTATTACAAACAGGTGGAACAGATACAGATGGAGATGGAAAAGCAGATGATGTAGCAATTGTATTTGAGAATGGAGATAATGTGAATGCAGATACAGATGGAGATGGATTGCCAAATTATTTAGATTTAGATGCCGATAACGATGGTATTCCAGATGTTGTGGAAGCAGGTGGAACAGATGTAAATGGAGATGGTCGTTCTGATAACTTTAATGATACTGACAATGATGGATTTAATGATGATGTTGATGGAGATGTAGGTCAAGATGGTACTTCAGAAAATATTGCAAATGTATTAATAGTAACAGGCTCTGATACAGGTAGTGATGGTAAAGTGGATACATATCTTAATGGAGATACAGATGGAGATGGTGTTTTAGATTATTTAGACCTAGATTCAGATAACGATGGTATTACAGATGTTATTGAAGCCGGAGGAGCCGATACTAATAGAGATGGAAAACAAGATGGTTTTATAGATAATGATAACGATGGATTTAATGACACTGTAGATGGAGATCCAAACAATGCTTTAGCAAACGGTACAGATACAGTAGGTACTAATACTACTAATGCTT
This genomic window contains:
- a CDS encoding galactose-binding domain-containing protein, coding for MFLFNFQSFSQTITGTGSRTTTCGTCTPVGWFNTGGSPDVSNRNNAGGQGTQGGNASWINAPLPLPPTGDVTWITMRDVGNLNTLPEESVTTNMGGLVNGKLYKLSVYHMTSISNTNGVGGDPYSRKYIDAFDYQIDGNARQKIPVISSAHENWVEKAYIFKAEPNASGEMTLTFYPLDNVVNPFDGDGNATFDNVESIHIAVELNAVEELDSDGDGVPDTIDIDDDNDGILDTVESTVNGTVYNPLGDEDGDLLPNYLDTRDDGTGDGSTTNYNDINGDGVADIFDFDNDGVPNHLDLDADGDGIPDIIEGQPTGTYKAFTGNVGANGLDSAFENNDSPTATSYPLINTENVGNPDYLDLDSDGDGQSDEEEANITLTGDVGVNGLDNSYDIADDYTDPNGIFDNSQSDNFPDSTNGGDVDWRDASTSKDTDGDGVADAIDIDDDNDGIPDTVECPSVAGSNATGVQSSTSVTNPTNAIGSNDARATLNDIADVLVIDLGKVVAKNAIIEIESRVTSNINHFMSVDQSLTAATSSYTNAKSYSWTTVNTDENKQYKLTSAARYIRIKLAVDGGGSLQIDNVLYKSFQPICDSDGDGIPNIRDLDSDNDGIPDNIEAQSSFNYKAPDSNGTTDSDGDGLNDAYDTDCVGGLFSCGGVTGVSLAVPNNHDGTDTPDYLDTDSDNDGTTDRIEAGLSLSGVVGVNGLDNNYDNGDNYTDVNGSFDNSPYGEIPNTNGTDSPDDVDFRDTITVFLDTDNDGVPDSVDIDDDNDGILDTEEDGNCTGSTTVSTYNFTSRASANNNWNFSDPRGTGLQVNNTGGRWSWHNGSTSSSNVGPDGGQSGGTDGYAYTEMSNPGANEDKFEVELKSTFDASNHSIIFSYYFGYRGDGNNGTIQLQSSDNGILWVNRGNAEQLDQQGIAQNGTFTWIKKTVDLSGLISGSATRFKLVITQGNNGTSWHKDVGLDSVTVSLCNIDADGDGISNSRDLDSDNDGIPDIIEAQSTKDYTKPLGLDSDNDGLDDAYDTTPNGDSAGTGSLGLTPVNTDSTDNPDYKDLDADNDGIFDVNESGSELPNDGSGKVSGAVGINGLVNALDNGDNYADVNGSFDDTQTDNFTDVDDDANFGGDVDYRDTTFDLDTDKDGVPDDTDLDDDNDGILDSEETGVCGTDNTVASVTGFEGILFDMPDQDTWSFINASNQFPDFNQTQIATFDYVEYKNTDNAFNVRFANSPVNLSGYSKATNYNGSNVPNGSEDAAILFTKTITTVEAGVYQIDLGYGDDHIVVYHNGNKVYSIQNAYNSTTNNNAVSISSVIPSITLNTGDVLQYLLIEEHTGNTNIDIYGTKLTEIGGGEKRCVIDTDGDGIPNHLDLDSDNDGIPDVIEAGGTDTNRDGMADDDDDNADNTATNGIPTSAGSGQTPRNTDTDGIPDYLDIDADNDGIPDNIEGQPSNNYKEPSGIATGITDVNNNGVDDTYEIGAIIGLEATNTDNTDTPDYIDLDADNDGIPDIQENGDTDNVASGNDADNDGLDDAFDDNNDSSILGSTVNDGLGANDKVTNEATLETAYGDSDNDFPLPETGDLDYRDATDTDNDGIPDNVDLDDDNDGIPDNLECTTPIVSTFNGGTATQSSSLNNGNCPSNSCSANLARDGNTSGDFGNGSVTHTNTQKDPWWLLDMGFVTTIDNVVLYNRTNCCGDRLDGFILEVLDNNDNVVYTHNNVVASATNTISGINTLGKKIRIRLEGDGRILSLAEVVVQVSDCNGTDTDGDGIPNHLDLDSDNDGIPDLVEAGGEDTDGNGKIDDINADGTLVNDFDNDGLDDRYDVDVTGGTDGNAITNPDSDGDGIPDSLDLDSDNDGIPDVVEAGGTDSNGDGKADGFVDTDKDGFNDLVDGDVGQDGTSENTANALIVTGDDADDDGKPDSYPNGDTDKDGFPDFIDLDADNDGIPDLVEAGGIDTNGDGLVDDTTDIDQDGLADIYDENATDGPGPDGTNGIALVETDASGNMLDGDGNSIDTDGDGLPNHLDLDADNDGIPDLVEAGGVDTNGDGLVDDTTDADNDGFADVYDTDDDGTPGVEDATDALLQTAGTDTDGDGKADDVAIVFENGEGVNADTDGDGFPNHLDLDADNDGIPDLVEAGGVDTNGDGLVDDTTDADNDGFADVYDTDDDGTPGVEDATDALLQTAGTDTDGDGKADDVAIVFENGEGVNADTDGDGFPNHLDLDADNDGIPDLVEAGGVDTNGDGLVDNTTDADNDGFADVYDTDDDGTLGVEDATDALLQTAGTDTDGDGKADDAAITFVNGEGANADTDGDGFPNHLDLDADNDGIPDLVEAGGVDTNGDGLVDNTTDADKDGLADVYDTDDDGTPGVEDATDALLQTGGTDTDGDGKADDAAITFVNGEGANADTDGDGFPNHLDLDADNDGIPDLVEAGGVDTNGDGLVDNTTDADNDGFADVYDTDDDGTLGVEDATDALLQTAGTDTDGDGKADDVAIVFENGEGVNADTDGDGFPNHLDLDADNDGIPDLVEAGGVDTNGDGLVDNTTDADNDGFADVYDTDDDGTLGVEDATDALLQTAGTDTDGDGKADDVAIVFENGEGVNADTDGDGFPNHLDLDADNDGIPDLVEAGGVDTNGDGLVDNTTDADKDGLADVYDTDDDGTPGVEDATDALLQTGGTDTDGDGKADDAAITFVNGEGANADTDGDGFPNHLDLDADNDGIPDLVEAGGVDTNGDGLVDNTTDADKDGFADVYDTDDDGTPGVEDANDALLQTGGTDTDGDGKADDVAITFVNGEGANADIDGDGFPNHLDLDADNDGIPDLVEAGGVDTNGDGLVDNTTDADKDGFADIYDTDDDGTPGVEDATDALLQTGGTDTDGDGKADDVAITFVNGEGANADIDGDGFPNHLDLDADNDGIPDLVEAGGVDTNGDGLVDNTTDADKDGFADIYDTDDDGTLGVEDANDALLQTGGTDTDGDGKADDLAIVFENGEGVNADTDGDGFPNHLDLDADNDGIPDLVEAGGVDTNGDGLVDNTTDADNDGFADVYDTDDDGTPGVEDANDALLQTGGTDTDGDGKADDVAIVFENGDNVNADTDGDGLPNYLDLDADNDGIPDVVEAGGTDVNGDGRSDNFNDTDNDGFNDDVDGDVGQDGTSENIANVLIVTGSDTGSDGKVDTYLNGDTDGDGVLDYLDLDSDNDGITDVIEAGGADTNRDGKQDGFIDNDNDGFNDTVDGDPNNALANGTDTVGTNTTNALIVTGADGDGDGKPDSYPNGNLDGDKKLNHLDIDADNDGIPDNIEAQSSSGYIAPSDVGTAMTDTNNNGVDDVYEVGGIGLVPENTDISNDTIPDYLDLDSDNDGIQDIYENGDLENEVSGTDLDNDGLDDNFDDNNDSGIAGSTVNDGLGIGDKVTNITNLEAAYGDKDNDFNPGTGDLDYRDIDPIGTAMITQVYTFNDERWIEITNISETEKVPANYLKVQLYSNRTGDQTNVPPTTSVILTTELDPGKSVLYKNNVTNITNIDNTAKVYTNTVLTNLVGENDIITLSTTDDNTSWANKYDIISSIKDKTSYVRIDETLVPNPIYTESEWVVFIDDALDPYKLLGAGGAERHPHDPLISEIASSNAQANTRLGLHRIDITERTLGAWDNGYPDRSRFVVINEDYNHTSGKLSARKLKVNASTKLSITDNLVVVTNNVLLNGELRLVSPSQNSTAQLIQTHKSASLVSGTGKLLVDQNSTVPSKYRYNYLSSPVKNSAESTTYSVGSILKDGTTLTNHSGTVGVNIAKDINFVGGYDGNTTNPISIADHWIWTYAAFSGGRSNWTQKYKGGAIPNTDGFIFKGPGRPQNYTYTGVPKDGNLTTSVGKDESYLVGNPYASAISVKEFIEDNNSSISGVLYFWEHAGEEESSDGTIKGHVFAGYVGGYATRTIATGVSARAAAVSGGVDLNLEAEAASINGVLQQVSDDGNTVNTVQFNSTQNFVKFSNISRGADTLRIRYKSSTDKDIIIKINNRLSGEYTLPATGNSFSLFTIEQCVETSNEILIESNDSNTVYLDYLNLFDEDGYLTCAPNVGGDDITYTEPEPYIAIGQGFFIQGDNVDGGTVVFNNSQREYKTEGTGTSVFFKSNSKSASKSNDKNSILSLPVIKLGMDFDGTDGNNYHRQIAVSFSEFNSFAYDKGYDAEIYDVGDTDMYLKFPEDDRKFVIAGVQQISSDLEVPLEIIMGYSGDVIIKVDEMKNVSGKVFIKDKLNGTSYPILGDKAKLNLVKGTYTDRFVVAFEPSEPALSVDTIEDNLVSIYADNVNSNLVISKKEDVTVSKVLLYDILGKQISNWDIKTQELEMRLKLQKQLPSGFYIVKLKTEKGNISKKIFLE